GCTGGCCAGCCTGGTGGCTGCCGTGGCGATGATCGCCGCCGGATGGTGGTTCTACCCGCTTTGCCAGGGCGGGGCCGTTTCTCCCCAGATACTTTACATTGCCTTTTTCACGGTGGTGGGGGCTCTGGTCATTCTCAAGCACCGTTCCAACATCGTGAGGCTCCTCAACGGAACGGAACACTCCTTCTATTCCAAAAAGTCCAAGTAAGATGATGAATCGGTTACATAAAATAGCAGTCATCGGCGCCGGTTCCTGGGGTACGGCCCTCTCCATGGTCCTGGCGACCCGGGAATGTGAAGTCGTCCTGTGGACGCCGGAAGAAGCGCAGGCCCGGCAGCTTGCTGAAACCAGGCGCAGCCCGGTCCTGTCGGAAACCGCCGCGCCCCTGGCCCCCAACATCCATCCCACTTGCGACCTGGACCAGGTGAAGGACGCGGAGCTCATCGTGGTGGTGGTGCCTTCCGTAGCCATGCGTTCCGTAGCGCAGCGGCTGCGTGACCTGCCGGTGAGGCCGGACGCCGTCATCGTCTCCTGCACCAAGGGCATTGAACAGGGCTCCCATAAAAGAATGACGGAAATCCTTCAGGAATATCTGCCCTCCAATCCCATAGGCGTGCTCTCCGGCCCCAACCATGCGGAAGACATCTGCCTGGGCCTCCCGTCCGCCTCCCTGATCGGGTTTGAGGATCCGAAATATGCGGACTGGGTGCAGCAGATATTCGCCTCCAAGACCTTCCGCGTTTATTCCGCTACGGACATCATCGGCATGCAGCTGGGGGGAACCATCAAGAACGTCTTTGCCATCGGGGCCGGACTGTGCGAGGGGCTGAACCTGGGAGATAACGCCCAGGCCGCCCTGCTGACCCGCGGCCTGGCGGAAATGACGCGCATCGGCGTAGCCAGCGGAGGCCGCAGGGAAACCTTCATGGGCCTTTCCGGCGTGGGCGATCTCATCGTCACCTGCTATTCCCGCCACTCCCGCAACCAGACGGTGGGGCGGAGGCTGGCGGAAGGAAAAAGCCTCCAGGAAATTCTGGACGCCCTGGGCATGGTGGCGGAAGGGGTGCCCAACACGCTCTCCGTCTATGAAATTGCGCGGAAGCTGGGAGTGAGGACGCCGCTGATTGACGCCGTCTATTCCGTTCTTTATGAATCCAAGCCGCCCATGGAAGCGCTTGTGGAGCTCATGACGCGGGACCCCCGCCCGGAATTAGATTGATTTTTTGTTTTTTTGAGTTGCTTTCCCTCGACAAATTATACTATATAAACAATCAGTATGAAACGTGCCATCATCTCAGCTCTTTTTGCCGCCGGCGCCATCGGTGTCGCCAGTGCGGACATTCAGGCTCCACCCGCTTCCGAATACACCCCCACCCGCAAGCTGGGCCGCGCCATCGCCAACATCATTTACTCCGTTGAAGAAATTCCCCTGGGAATCATCAACTGGACGAGCCGCGAAGGTGACTATGCCGGTTTTTCCGTGGGCATTGTTGATGGCACCGCCACCATGCTTGAACGCATGGGCTACGGCATCTATGAACTTGTCACGTTCTGGGCTCCCACCTACAAGTGCACGTACAAGCCCCCCTATCAGGGACGTTGCGGCATGAGCGGCCTTAAGGAATACAATCCCAACGGCGGCCTGAGCGAATTCCCTGCGGAACTCAGCTTCCAGAGCTACTACAAGTACTCCCGCCAGCAGCGCGACTAAAATCCGGCTGTTAAAAATTTCAAAAGGGCTGTCTGCAATGGAGCAGACAGCCCTTTTTAATGTGGTAAAGCCTTATTGCCCGCAGTAGTAAATTTCCATATTGGGAGGATTGACTCCACCCACGGTTCCGGTAAGGGTATGGGCATGGTGGAAACTCCCATTGGGTGGTCCACTGGGAGTAACAGCGATGACGAGTCCGGAATTCATCCCGGATTGTTGTA
This portion of the Akkermansia massiliensis genome encodes:
- a CDS encoding NAD(P)H-dependent glycerol-3-phosphate dehydrogenase gives rise to the protein MMNRLHKIAVIGAGSWGTALSMVLATRECEVVLWTPEEAQARQLAETRRSPVLSETAAPLAPNIHPTCDLDQVKDAELIVVVVPSVAMRSVAQRLRDLPVRPDAVIVSCTKGIEQGSHKRMTEILQEYLPSNPIGVLSGPNHAEDICLGLPSASLIGFEDPKYADWVQQIFASKTFRVYSATDIIGMQLGGTIKNVFAIGAGLCEGLNLGDNAQAALLTRGLAEMTRIGVASGGRRETFMGLSGVGDLIVTCYSRHSRNQTVGRRLAEGKSLQEILDALGMVAEGVPNTLSVYEIARKLGVRTPLIDAVYSVLYESKPPMEALVELMTRDPRPELD
- a CDS encoding exosortase system-associated protein, TIGR04073 family, translated to MKRAIISALFAAGAIGVASADIQAPPASEYTPTRKLGRAIANIIYSVEEIPLGIINWTSREGDYAGFSVGIVDGTATMLERMGYGIYELVTFWAPTYKCTYKPPYQGRCGMSGLKEYNPNGGLSEFPAELSFQSYYKYSRQQRD